Proteins encoded by one window of Xanthomonas sp. DAR 80977:
- the fliE gene encoding flagellar hook-basal body complex protein FliE, giving the protein MSDSISSILSQIRSYQSQVGQAAPAQVADAGRSNAIEGLTGTQGTQGPSFSDTLRSAISGVNDTQQKAGDLAKAFEMGDPNAGLAKVMMAAQQSQVAFRATVEVRNRLVQAYQDVMNMPL; this is encoded by the coding sequence ATGAGCGACTCCATCAGTTCCATCCTCTCGCAGATCCGCAGCTACCAGAGCCAGGTCGGCCAGGCCGCGCCTGCGCAGGTGGCCGATGCCGGGCGCAGCAATGCGATCGAGGGCCTGACCGGAACCCAGGGCACGCAGGGCCCGAGCTTCAGCGACACCCTGCGCAGCGCGATCAGCGGCGTCAACGACACCCAGCAGAAGGCCGGAGATCTGGCCAAGGCCTTCGAAATGGGCGACCCCAACGCCGGCCTAGCCAAGGTGATGATGGCCGCGCAACAGTCCCAGGTGGCGTTCCGCGCCACCGTGGAAGTCCGCAACCGACTCGTCCAGGCGTACCAGGACGTGATGAACATGCCGCTGTAA
- the fliF gene encoding flagellar basal-body MS-ring/collar protein FliF: MALALSKDTLNGEKAGAWFDRLQSLQITRRIGLMAMIAVAVAAGLFVFFWSQKPAYTPLYTGLDEKGTAEATDLLRTAQIPFKLDQTTGAITVPEDKLYDARLKLAGSGLTDNGNMGFEVMEKDPGFGVSQFVENARYQHALETELARTIASLRPVREARVHLAIPKPSAFTRQRDVASASVVLELRGGTTLERNQVDAIVNMVASSIPDLTPERVTVVDQSGRMLTIADPNSDAALNAAQFEQVRRQESSYNQRIRELLEPMTGPGRVNPEVSVDMDFSVTEEARELYNGEPPKLRSEQVSDSSMAAAGPQGVPGATSNSPPGAAAPGQPGAAGTPGATPGNAQQAAAATPTETSKSATRNYELDRTLQHTRQPPGRIKRVSVAVLVDHVPRPGAKGKMVEQALSAAELTRIEGLVKQAVGFNAERGDTVSVMNAPFVREAPEAADKPGWWEDPRVMNGLRLLLGAAVVLALLFGVLRPALRQIAGPAPAKAKSKDKSEPQNANVSMLDDEDPLLPSMAEDTASIGSGSRPAIALPDAYEERLRLAREAVKQDSKRVAQVVKGWVASEA; encoded by the coding sequence ATGGCCCTTGCGCTCAGCAAAGACACCCTCAACGGCGAAAAGGCAGGCGCCTGGTTCGATCGCCTGCAGAGCCTGCAGATCACCCGCCGCATCGGCCTGATGGCGATGATCGCCGTGGCCGTGGCCGCGGGCCTGTTCGTGTTCTTCTGGTCGCAGAAGCCCGCCTACACTCCCCTGTACACCGGCCTGGACGAAAAGGGCACGGCCGAGGCCACCGACCTGCTGCGCACCGCGCAGATCCCGTTCAAGCTCGACCAGACCACCGGCGCGATCACCGTGCCGGAGGACAAGCTCTACGACGCGCGCCTGAAGCTGGCCGGCTCCGGCCTGACCGACAACGGCAACATGGGCTTCGAGGTCATGGAGAAGGACCCGGGCTTCGGCGTCAGCCAGTTCGTCGAGAACGCGCGCTACCAGCACGCGCTGGAGACCGAACTGGCGCGCACCATCGCCAGCCTGCGCCCGGTGCGCGAGGCGCGGGTGCACCTGGCCATCCCCAAGCCCAGCGCGTTCACCCGCCAGCGCGACGTGGCCAGCGCCTCGGTGGTGCTGGAACTGCGCGGCGGCACCACCCTGGAACGCAACCAGGTCGATGCGATCGTCAACATGGTCGCCTCCAGCATCCCCGACCTGACCCCGGAGCGGGTCACCGTGGTCGACCAGAGCGGGCGCATGCTGACCATCGCCGACCCGAACAGCGACGCGGCCCTGAACGCGGCCCAGTTCGAGCAGGTGCGGCGCCAGGAAAGCTCCTACAACCAGCGCATCCGCGAACTGCTGGAGCCGATGACCGGTCCCGGCCGGGTCAACCCGGAAGTCAGCGTGGACATGGATTTCTCGGTCACCGAGGAAGCGCGCGAGCTGTACAACGGCGAGCCGCCGAAGCTGCGCAGCGAGCAGGTCAGCGACAGCAGCATGGCCGCGGCCGGCCCGCAGGGCGTGCCCGGCGCGACCAGCAATTCGCCTCCCGGCGCGGCCGCACCGGGGCAGCCCGGCGCCGCCGGCACCCCGGGCGCCACCCCGGGCAACGCCCAGCAGGCCGCCGCCGCGACCCCGACCGAAACCTCCAAGAGCGCCACCCGCAACTACGAGCTGGACCGCACCCTGCAGCACACCCGGCAGCCGCCGGGCCGGATCAAGCGCGTGTCGGTGGCGGTGCTGGTCGACCATGTGCCGCGGCCGGGCGCCAAGGGCAAGATGGTCGAGCAGGCGCTCAGCGCCGCCGAGCTGACCCGCATCGAAGGCCTGGTCAAGCAGGCGGTCGGCTTCAACGCCGAGCGCGGCGACACCGTCTCGGTGATGAACGCCCCGTTCGTGCGCGAAGCGCCGGAAGCGGCGGACAAGCCCGGTTGGTGGGAAGATCCGCGGGTGATGAACGGGTTGCGCCTGCTGCTCGGCGCGGCCGTGGTGCTGGCCCTGCTGTTCGGCGTGCTGCGCCCGGCGCTGCGCCAGATCGCCGGCCCGGCGCCGGCCAAGGCCAAGAGCAAGGACAAGTCCGAACCGCAGAACGCCAACGTCTCGATGCTGGACGACGAGGATCCGCTGCTGCCGTCGATGGCCGAGGACACCGCCAGCATCGGCAGCGGCAGCCGGCCCGCGATCGCCCTGCCCGATGCCTACGAGGAGCGTCTGCGCCTGGCGCGCGAAGCGGTCAAGCAGGATTCCAAGCGCGTTGCGCAAGTCGTGAAGGGATGGGTCGCCAGTGAAGCCTGA
- the fliG gene encoding flagellar motor switch protein FliG, whose amino-acid sequence MNGTQRAAVLLLSLGESDAAEVLKHMDPKEVQKIGIAMATMSGISRDQVEKVMDEFNAELGSKTSLGVGADDYIRNVLVQALGADKAGNLIDRILLGRNTTGLDTLKWMDPRAVADLVRNEHPQIIAIVMAHLDSDQAAEALKLLPERTRADVLMRIATLDGIPPNALNELNEIMERQFSGNQNLKSSNVGGVKVAANILNFMDSGQDQGVLAAISKIDAELSTRIQDLMFVFDNLVELEDRALQTLLREVSGDRLGLALRGADIKVREKITKNMSQRAAEILLEDMEARGPVRLADVEGAQKEILTIVRRLADEGVISLGGAGAEAMV is encoded by the coding sequence ATGAACGGAACCCAGCGCGCCGCGGTGCTGCTGCTGTCGCTCGGCGAGAGCGACGCGGCCGAAGTGCTCAAGCACATGGACCCCAAGGAGGTGCAGAAGATCGGCATCGCCATGGCCACCATGAGCGGCATCTCGCGCGACCAGGTCGAGAAGGTGATGGACGAGTTCAACGCCGAGCTCGGCAGCAAGACCTCGCTGGGCGTGGGCGCCGACGACTACATCCGCAACGTGCTGGTGCAGGCGCTGGGCGCGGACAAGGCCGGCAACCTGATCGACCGCATCCTGCTCGGCCGCAACACCACCGGCCTGGACACGCTGAAGTGGATGGACCCGCGCGCGGTCGCCGACCTGGTGCGCAACGAGCACCCGCAGATCATCGCCATCGTCATGGCGCACCTGGACAGCGACCAGGCCGCCGAGGCGCTGAAGCTGCTGCCCGAGCGCACCCGCGCCGACGTGCTGATGCGCATCGCCACCCTCGACGGCATCCCGCCGAACGCGCTGAACGAGCTCAACGAGATCATGGAGCGGCAGTTCTCCGGCAACCAGAACCTGAAGTCGTCCAACGTCGGCGGGGTCAAGGTCGCCGCCAACATCCTCAACTTCATGGACAGCGGCCAGGACCAGGGCGTGCTGGCGGCGATCAGCAAGATCGACGCCGAGCTCAGCACCCGCATCCAGGACCTGATGTTCGTGTTCGACAACCTGGTCGAGCTGGAAGACCGCGCGCTGCAGACCCTGCTGCGCGAAGTCAGCGGCGACCGCCTCGGCCTGGCCCTGCGCGGCGCCGACATCAAGGTGCGCGAGAAGATCACCAAGAACATGTCCCAGCGCGCCGCCGAGATCCTGCTCGAGGACATGGAAGCGCGCGGTCCGGTGCGCCTGGCCGACGTGGAAGGCGCGCAGAAGGAAATCCTGACGATCGTGCGGCGGCTGGCCGATGAAGGCGTGATCAGCCTCGGCGGCGCCGGCGCGGAGGCGATGGTATGA
- a CDS encoding FliH/SctL family protein has protein sequence MSGNVVRWLAPELNAVPLPVQQDEELLPEEPVLRPPSLEDIQAIEAAAQHEGFERGHAEGLAQGQAEIRRLTAQIEGILDNFSRPLARLENEVVGALGELAVRIAGSLVGRAYEADPALLAELVGEALDAVGGARREVEVRLHPDDIAALTPLLASMADGTRLVPDLTLSRGDLRVHAEAVRIDGTLEARLRAALETVMRKSGAGL, from the coding sequence ATGAGCGGCAACGTGGTGCGCTGGCTGGCGCCGGAGCTCAATGCGGTCCCGCTGCCGGTGCAGCAGGACGAGGAGCTGCTGCCCGAAGAACCGGTGCTGCGCCCGCCGAGCCTGGAGGACATCCAGGCGATCGAGGCCGCCGCGCAGCACGAGGGCTTCGAGCGCGGCCATGCCGAGGGCCTGGCCCAGGGCCAGGCCGAGATCCGCCGCCTGACCGCGCAGATCGAAGGCATCCTGGACAATTTCTCGCGGCCGCTGGCGCGGCTGGAGAACGAAGTGGTCGGCGCGCTCGGCGAACTGGCCGTGCGCATCGCCGGCAGCCTGGTCGGGCGTGCCTACGAGGCCGATCCGGCGCTGCTGGCCGAGCTGGTCGGCGAGGCGCTGGACGCGGTCGGCGGCGCGCGCCGCGAGGTCGAGGTGCGCCTGCACCCGGACGACATCGCCGCGCTGACCCCGCTGCTGGCGTCGATGGCCGACGGCACCCGGCTGGTGCCGGACCTGACCCTGAGCCGCGGCGACCTGCGCGTGCATGCCGAGGCGGTGCGCATCGACGGCACCCTGGAGGCGCGCCTGCGCGCGGCGCTGGAGACGGTGATGCGCAAGTCCGGAGCGGGCCTGTGA
- a CDS encoding FliI/YscN family ATPase, which translates to MSALSGTHPADWLDARNLRLASRLGQLDLDAAAGRGLIREGILRRAVGLTLEAVGCEAPMGATCKVEVDGGWVDAEVVGFSGERTSLMPSAETYGLLPNARVVPVRRRGGVEVGEGLLGRVIDSDGVPLDGKGPIRAEGSVGMAGVSINPLAREPITMPLDVGVRAINALLPIGRGQRVGLFAGSGVGKSTLLGMMTRYTAADVIVVGLIGERGREVRDFVETTLGEEGLRRAVVVAAPADRPPLARLHGAYRATAIAEWFRDQGLNVLLLMDSLTRFAQAQREIGLSVGEPPTTRGYPPSVFAKLPALVERAGNGAKGRGSITAFYTVLTEGDDPQDPIADAARAILDGHILLSRRVADSGLYPAIDVESSVSRVVQDIADEPWRLRIRALKRLVSAYSSNRDLITIGAYQRGNDPAVDEALERWPEIMEFLGQDVAKAADLPHSQAALKRLVEREN; encoded by the coding sequence GTGAGCGCGCTGTCCGGCACCCATCCGGCCGACTGGCTGGACGCGCGCAACCTGCGCCTGGCCTCGCGCCTGGGCCAGCTCGACCTGGACGCCGCCGCCGGCCGCGGCCTGATCCGCGAAGGCATCCTGCGCCGCGCGGTCGGGCTGACCCTGGAAGCGGTCGGCTGCGAGGCGCCGATGGGCGCCACCTGCAAGGTCGAGGTCGACGGCGGCTGGGTCGATGCCGAAGTGGTCGGCTTCTCCGGCGAGCGCACCTCGCTGATGCCCAGCGCCGAGACCTACGGCCTGCTGCCCAACGCGCGGGTGGTGCCGGTGCGCCGCCGCGGCGGCGTGGAAGTGGGCGAAGGCCTGCTCGGCCGGGTCATCGATTCGGACGGAGTGCCGCTGGACGGCAAGGGTCCGATCCGCGCGGAAGGCTCGGTGGGCATGGCCGGCGTGTCGATCAACCCGCTGGCGCGCGAACCGATCACCATGCCGCTGGACGTGGGCGTGCGCGCGATCAACGCGCTGCTGCCGATCGGCCGCGGCCAGCGCGTGGGCCTGTTCGCCGGCTCCGGCGTCGGCAAGTCCACCCTGCTCGGGATGATGACCCGCTACACCGCCGCCGACGTGATCGTGGTCGGGCTGATCGGCGAACGCGGCCGCGAAGTGCGCGATTTCGTCGAGACCACGCTGGGCGAGGAAGGCCTGCGCCGCGCGGTGGTCGTGGCCGCGCCGGCCGACCGTCCGCCGCTGGCGCGCCTGCACGGCGCCTACCGCGCCACCGCGATCGCCGAATGGTTCCGCGACCAGGGCCTGAACGTATTGCTGCTGATGGATTCGCTGACCCGCTTCGCCCAGGCGCAGCGCGAGATCGGCCTGTCGGTCGGCGAGCCGCCGACCACCCGCGGCTACCCGCCGTCGGTGTTCGCCAAGCTGCCGGCGCTGGTCGAGCGCGCCGGCAACGGCGCCAAGGGCCGCGGCTCGATCACCGCCTTCTACACCGTGCTGACCGAAGGCGACGATCCGCAGGACCCGATCGCCGACGCCGCCCGCGCCATCCTCGACGGCCACATCCTGCTGTCGCGCCGCGTCGCCGACAGCGGCCTGTATCCGGCCATCGACGTGGAATCCTCGGTCAGCCGCGTGGTCCAGGACATCGCCGACGAGCCGTGGCGGCTGCGCATCCGCGCGCTGAAGCGGCTGGTCTCGGCGTACTCGTCCAACCGCGACCTGATCACCATCGGCGCCTACCAGCGCGGCAACGATCCGGCCGTGGACGAAGCGCTGGAGCGCTGGCCGGAGATCATGGAGTTCCTCGGACAGGACGTCGCCAAGGCCGCAGATCTGCCCCACAGCCAGGCCGCCCTGAAGCGGCTGGTCGAACGTGAGAACTAA
- the fliJ gene encoding flagellar export protein FliJ, with product MMQSQRIDPLLRRAQQHEDEVARDLAERQRALETHESRLEELRRYAEEYANSQMAATSLAQLANRRAFLDRLESAVQQQCQTVDRNREKVEMERSRLLLASRDKQVLEQLAASYRAQERKVDDRRSQREMDDLGARRVRLAVAAADSDNDNGDSR from the coding sequence ATGATGCAATCACAGCGTATCGATCCCCTGCTCCGCCGCGCCCAGCAGCACGAGGACGAGGTCGCCCGCGACCTGGCCGAGCGCCAGCGCGCGCTGGAGACCCACGAGTCGCGGCTGGAGGAACTGCGCCGCTACGCCGAGGAATACGCCAACAGCCAGATGGCCGCGACCAGCCTGGCGCAACTGGCCAACCGGCGCGCGTTCCTGGACCGTCTGGAGAGCGCGGTGCAGCAGCAGTGCCAGACCGTGGACCGCAACCGCGAGAAGGTGGAGATGGAACGCAGCCGCTTGCTGCTGGCCAGCCGTGACAAGCAGGTGCTGGAGCAGCTGGCGGCCAGCTACCGCGCCCAGGAACGCAAGGTCGACGACCGCCGCAGCCAGCGCGAGATGGACGACCTCGGCGCGCGCCGGGTGCGCCTGGCGGTGGCCGCGGCCGACAGCGACAACGACAACGGGGACAGCCGATGA
- a CDS encoding flagellar hook-length control protein FliK, producing MSNALSALGGSARSSQLGGGADSQDQDRGGGQDFAKLLGNDGTPRAAPKPAPRPNAKSQQDAADKDAAAKRPEAADDTASEPARSAEAGAKAARDTDKSSEDAKAPAKAGKSDAKQGEDTEEDAGWPPAGLAGIGLSLLPALGAALPAAAGPLGAAGLAIGVAGAAAQGVAALLGGDTAAAAAADTTAAGAAATAAAPAAAGATAGASAAGGFGGMLAQVAGAAAQAAGGDAAAAPVAALAALATAADKSTDSGSEVASTGTDAANLMAPAGIHAPSRSTDSATPFTGSPTPTPNLHGDNFDDELGARMSWLADQKIGHAHIKLSPAELGPVEVRLHLNGDQVNASFSSAQPEVRQALENSLPRLRDMLGQHGFQLGQADVGQQQQQASQNAPQRGGSGGGDAGGDELLGSVGIPSVVLRQRGLLDAYA from the coding sequence ATGAGCAACGCACTTTCCGCGCTGGGCGGCAGCGCCCGCAGCAGCCAGCTCGGCGGCGGCGCCGACAGCCAGGACCAGGACCGCGGCGGCGGCCAGGACTTCGCCAAGCTGCTCGGCAACGACGGCACCCCGCGCGCCGCGCCCAAGCCGGCGCCGCGGCCGAACGCCAAGTCGCAGCAGGATGCCGCCGACAAGGACGCCGCGGCGAAGCGGCCCGAGGCCGCGGACGACACCGCCAGCGAGCCGGCGCGCAGCGCCGAGGCCGGCGCCAAGGCCGCGCGCGACACCGACAAGAGCAGCGAGGACGCCAAGGCGCCGGCCAAGGCCGGCAAGAGCGACGCCAAGCAAGGCGAGGACACCGAGGAAGACGCCGGCTGGCCGCCGGCGGGCCTGGCCGGCATCGGCCTGAGCCTGCTGCCGGCGCTCGGCGCGGCGCTGCCGGCGGCGGCCGGTCCGCTGGGCGCGGCGGGCTTGGCGATCGGCGTCGCCGGTGCCGCCGCGCAGGGCGTGGCCGCGCTGCTCGGCGGCGACACCGCGGCGGCGGCCGCTGCCGACACCACGGCCGCCGGTGCCGCCGCGACCGCCGCCGCACCGGCCGCGGCCGGCGCCACTGCCGGCGCCAGCGCCGCCGGCGGCTTCGGCGGCATGCTCGCGCAGGTCGCCGGTGCCGCGGCGCAGGCCGCTGGCGGCGACGCCGCCGCGGCCCCGGTCGCGGCCCTGGCGGCGCTGGCGACCGCCGCGGACAAGAGCACCGACAGCGGCAGCGAGGTCGCCAGCACCGGCACCGATGCGGCCAACCTGATGGCGCCGGCCGGGATCCACGCGCCGTCGCGCAGCACGGACAGCGCCACGCCGTTCACCGGCTCGCCGACCCCCACGCCGAACCTGCACGGCGACAACTTCGACGACGAACTGGGCGCGCGCATGAGCTGGCTGGCCGACCAGAAGATCGGCCACGCGCACATCAAGCTCAGCCCGGCCGAGCTGGGTCCGGTCGAGGTGCGCCTGCATCTGAACGGCGACCAGGTCAACGCCAGCTTCAGCAGCGCCCAGCCCGAGGTGCGCCAGGCGCTGGAGAACAGCCTGCCGCGGCTGCGCGACATGCTCGGCCAGCACGGTTTCCAGCTCGGCCAGGCCGACGTCGGCCAGCAGCAACAGCAGGCCTCGCAGAACGCGCCGCAGCGCGGCGGCTCCGGCGGCGGCGATGCCGGCGGCGACGAGCTGCTGGGCAGCGTCGGGATTCCGTCGGTGGTCCTGCGCCAGCGCGGCCTGCTCGACGCCTACGCCTGA
- a CDS encoding flagellar basal body-associated FliL family protein — MAAAADKSKKSADAKDAPEGGKSKKKLLIIVAAAVLVLGGGGAGAWFFLKKPDPAHGKAAAKTAELPKPAQYFPMDPAFVVNLNGAAEDGPHYLQMEVQLMTRDPEELKLITENAPAIRAHLLMLFSQVQAQDIADIAGRKKLQAAALADAQKLMTAETGKKCVEDLLFTSFVTQ, encoded by the coding sequence GTGGCAGCTGCAGCCGACAAATCGAAGAAATCCGCCGACGCCAAGGATGCCCCGGAAGGCGGCAAGTCGAAGAAGAAGCTGCTGATCATCGTCGCCGCCGCGGTGCTGGTGCTGGGCGGCGGCGGCGCCGGCGCGTGGTTCTTCCTGAAGAAGCCCGACCCCGCCCACGGCAAGGCCGCGGCCAAGACCGCCGAGCTGCCCAAGCCGGCCCAGTACTTCCCGATGGACCCGGCGTTCGTGGTCAACCTCAACGGCGCCGCCGAGGACGGCCCGCACTACCTGCAGATGGAAGTGCAGCTGATGACCCGCGACCCGGAAGAACTGAAGCTGATCACCGAGAACGCCCCGGCGATCCGCGCGCACCTGCTGATGCTGTTCTCGCAGGTGCAGGCGCAGGACATCGCCGACATCGCCGGGCGCAAGAAGCTGCAGGCCGCGGCGCTGGCCGACGCGCAGAAGCTGATGACCGCCGAGACCGGCAAGAAGTGCGTGGAAGACCTGCTGTTCACCAGCTTCGTGACCCAGTAA
- the fliM gene encoding flagellar motor switch protein FliM, with amino-acid sequence MTDLLSQDEIDALLHGVDAGAVDTGPAPPLPGEARQYDFSSQDRIIRGRMPTLEMVNERFARLWRIGLFNLIRRSADLSVRGIDLIKFNDYMHSLYVPSNLNLIKFKPLRGTGLIVFEPTLVFTVVDNFFGGDGRYPTRIEGREFTPTEMRVIQLMLKQTFADLHEAWAPVMEVEFEYLNSEVNPHFANIVTPREYVVVSRFHVELEGGGGEIHITLPYSMLEPIRELLDAGIQSDRVDRDESWNIMLREQLNTAEVTISSVLAQKQMSLRELTRLKIGDILPIELPKQVPLCVENIPVFTGEFGISRGQNAVKITSTQPPGALRRRPAFQEDAS; translated from the coding sequence ATGACCGACCTGCTTTCCCAAGACGAGATCGATGCGCTGCTGCATGGCGTCGACGCCGGCGCGGTCGACACCGGGCCGGCGCCGCCGCTGCCGGGCGAGGCGCGCCAGTACGATTTCTCCAGCCAGGACCGGATCATCCGCGGGCGCATGCCGACCCTGGAGATGGTCAACGAGCGCTTCGCGCGGCTGTGGCGCATCGGCCTGTTCAACCTGATCCGGCGCTCGGCCGACCTGTCGGTGCGCGGCATCGACCTGATCAAGTTCAACGACTACATGCACTCGCTGTACGTGCCGAGCAACCTCAACCTGATCAAGTTCAAGCCGCTGCGCGGCACCGGCCTGATCGTGTTCGAGCCGACCCTGGTGTTCACCGTGGTCGACAACTTCTTCGGCGGCGACGGCCGCTACCCCACCCGCATCGAGGGCCGCGAGTTCACCCCGACCGAGATGCGGGTGATCCAGCTGATGCTCAAGCAGACCTTCGCCGACCTGCACGAGGCCTGGGCGCCGGTGATGGAAGTGGAGTTCGAGTACCTCAATTCCGAGGTCAACCCGCACTTCGCCAACATCGTCACCCCGCGCGAGTACGTGGTGGTCAGCCGCTTCCACGTGGAGCTGGAAGGCGGCGGCGGCGAGATCCACATCACCCTGCCGTATTCGATGCTGGAGCCGATCCGCGAACTGCTCGACGCCGGCATCCAGAGCGACCGCGTGGACCGCGACGAGAGCTGGAACATCATGCTGCGCGAGCAGCTCAATACCGCCGAGGTCACCATCTCCAGCGTGCTGGCGCAGAAACAGATGAGCCTGCGCGAGCTGACCCGGCTGAAGATCGGCGACATCCTGCCGATCGAGCTGCCCAAGCAAGTGCCGCTGTGCGTGGAGAACATCCCGGTGTTCACCGGCGAGTTCGGCATTTCCCGCGGCCAGAACGCGGTGAAGATCACTTCGACCCAACCCCCGGGCGCGCTGCGCCGCCGCCCCGCCTTCCAGGAAGACGCGTCATGA
- the fliN gene encoding flagellar motor switch protein FliN, producing MSQNEIPEPVPAQFDSLQPEAGSEGNELNLDMILDVPVTLSLEVGRNRIPIRNLLQLNQGSVVELERGAGEPLDVYVNGTLIAHGEVVTINDRFGVRLTDVVSPSERIRRLR from the coding sequence ATGAGCCAGAACGAAATCCCCGAGCCCGTCCCCGCCCAGTTCGACAGCCTGCAGCCGGAGGCCGGCAGCGAGGGCAACGAGCTGAACCTGGACATGATCCTGGACGTGCCGGTGACGCTGTCGCTGGAAGTGGGCCGCAACCGCATTCCGATCCGCAACCTGCTGCAGCTCAACCAGGGCTCGGTGGTGGAACTGGAGCGCGGCGCCGGCGAGCCGCTGGACGTGTACGTCAACGGCACCCTGATCGCGCACGGCGAAGTGGTGACGATCAACGACCGCTTCGGCGTGCGCCTGACCGACGTGGTCAGCCCCAGCGAGCGCATCCGGAGACTGCGGTGA
- the fliO gene encoding flagellar biosynthetic protein FliO, whose amino-acid sequence MSPLLAAATQAARTGVGSAAPSPPSLLGAVFALLLVLGLILGMAWVLKRLPGSGFRPAEGLRVVASLAVGAKERVVVVDVNGEQLLLGVSPGGVRTLHRLPEPLPQAPAPSLPNLKQLKNLPDFAQLLAQKLRKDK is encoded by the coding sequence GTGAGCCCATTGCTCGCAGCCGCCACCCAGGCGGCCAGGACCGGCGTCGGCAGCGCGGCGCCGTCGCCGCCGAGCCTGCTCGGCGCGGTGTTCGCCCTGCTGCTGGTGCTGGGGCTGATCCTGGGCATGGCCTGGGTGCTCAAGCGCCTGCCCGGCAGCGGCTTCCGCCCGGCCGAAGGCCTGCGCGTGGTGGCCAGCCTGGCGGTCGGCGCCAAGGAGCGCGTGGTGGTGGTCGACGTCAACGGCGAGCAGCTGCTGCTGGGCGTGTCGCCGGGCGGGGTACGCACCTTGCATCGCCTGCCCGAGCCGCTGCCGCAGGCGCCGGCGCCGTCGCTGCCGAACCTCAAGCAGCTCAAGAACCTCCCCGATTTCGCCCAGCTGCTGGCGCAGAAGCTGCGCAAGGACAAATGA
- the fliP gene encoding flagellar type III secretion system pore protein FliP (The bacterial flagellar biogenesis protein FliP forms a type III secretion system (T3SS)-type pore required for flagellar assembly.) — translation MLPRWNRYARGLRLLLILLALSLLPALGWAQAAPAAPAAPATPATQNAAPTLPSLPQVNVGKVGAQPVSLPLQTLLLMTAITLLPSMLLVLTAFTRITIVLGLLRQAMGTGQTPSNQVLMGLALFLTALVMMPVWEKAWGQGMSPYLNGQIDFQTAWTLTTQPLRAFMLAQVREADLMTFAGMAGNGTYSSPDAIPFPVLVASFVTSELKTAFEIGFLIFIPFVIIDLVVASVLMSMGMMMMSPMLVSAPFKILLFVLVDGWVLTVGTLAASFNGV, via the coding sequence ATGTTGCCTCGTTGGAACCGTTACGCGCGCGGCCTGCGCCTGCTGCTGATCCTGCTGGCGCTGAGCCTGCTGCCCGCGCTGGGCTGGGCCCAGGCCGCGCCGGCGGCGCCCGCCGCACCGGCCACGCCGGCCACGCAGAACGCCGCGCCGACCCTGCCCTCGCTGCCGCAGGTCAACGTGGGCAAGGTCGGCGCGCAGCCGGTGAGCCTGCCGCTGCAGACCCTGCTGCTGATGACCGCGATCACCCTGCTGCCGTCGATGCTGCTGGTGCTGACCGCGTTCACCCGCATCACCATCGTGCTCGGCCTGCTGCGCCAGGCGATGGGCACCGGGCAGACCCCGTCCAACCAGGTGCTGATGGGCCTGGCGCTGTTCCTGACCGCGCTGGTGATGATGCCGGTGTGGGAGAAGGCCTGGGGCCAGGGCATGAGCCCCTACCTCAACGGCCAGATCGACTTCCAGACCGCCTGGACCCTGACCACCCAGCCGCTGCGCGCGTTCATGCTGGCGCAGGTGCGCGAGGCCGACCTGATGACCTTCGCCGGCATGGCCGGCAACGGCACCTACAGCAGCCCCGATGCGATCCCGTTCCCGGTGCTGGTGGCCTCGTTCGTGACCTCGGAGCTGAAGACCGCGTTCGAGATCGGCTTCCTGATCTTCATCCCGTTCGTGATCATCGACCTGGTGGTGGCCAGCGTGCTGATGTCGATGGGCATGATGATGATGTCGCCGATGCTGGTCTCGGCGCCGTTCAAGATTTTGCTGTTCGTGCTGGTCGACGGCTGGGTGCTGACCGTCGGCACCCTCGCCGCCAGCTTCAACGGAGTCTGA
- a CDS encoding flagellar biosynthetic protein FliQ — translation MSPELALTELRGGLITVLWVAGPLLLSMLVVGVVIGVFQAATQLNEPTIAFIAKVITLTAMLFATGSMLLAHLVEYTTMLFQRIPHLIG, via the coding sequence ATGAGCCCCGAACTGGCCCTGACCGAACTGCGCGGCGGCCTGATCACCGTGCTGTGGGTGGCCGGCCCGCTGCTGCTGTCGATGCTGGTGGTGGGCGTGGTGATCGGCGTGTTCCAGGCCGCCACCCAGCTCAACGAGCCGACCATCGCCTTCATCGCCAAGGTCATCACCCTGACCGCGATGCTGTTCGCCACCGGCAGCATGCTGCTGGCGCACCTGGTCGAGTACACCACGATGCTGTTCCAGCGCATCCCGCACCTGATCGGCTAG